One Paroedura picta isolate Pp20150507F chromosome 16, Ppicta_v3.0, whole genome shotgun sequence genomic region harbors:
- the LOC143825393 gene encoding olfactory receptor 12D1-like — protein sequence MENQTEVHEFVLTGLTNDHQKQHILFIFFLLIYIASLLGNGTILAVAVAEPRLHTPMYFFLGNLSWLDICSCTVTVPKMLSGFLREPQAISFIGCLTQLHFFHFPGSSEGILLGVMALDRCVAICKPLRYPVIMNKWACLLLVGATWAAGFFHALMHTVLTSHLWFCGPNHVQHFFCDLKPLLKLACIQSWESRRKAFSTCASHLTVVALLYVPVLSNYMLASTGESAEREMIITILYSAITPVLNPLIYTLKSLLWRRVLQ from the exons ATGGAAAACCAGACCGAGGTACATGAGTTTGTTCTCACTGGACTAACAAATGACCACCAAAAGCAACACATTCTCTTTATATTTTTTCTACTGATCTACATAGCCAGCTTACTGGGGAATGGAACCATTTtggcagtagcagtagcagaacCACGCCTCCACACCCCAATGTACTTTTTTCTAGGCAATCTCTCCTGGTTGGACATATGCAGTTGTACTGTTACTGTGCCCAAAATGCTGAGTGGATTTCTAAGGGAGCCCCAGGCAATTTCTTTTATTGGGTGCCTGACTCAGCTGCACTTTTTCCACTTCCCGGGAAGCAGTGAAGGCATCCTTCTGGGGGTTATGGCACTTGATCGCTGTGTGGCTATCTGCAAACCTCTGCGTTATCCTGTCATCATGAATAAATGGGCTTGCCTTCTACTAGTTGGGGCCACTTGGGCTGCTGGCTTCTTTCATGCCCTTATGCACACAGTTCTGACTTCCCACCTTTGGTTCTGTGGCCCCAATCATGTCCAGCATTTCTTTTGTGACCTCAAGCCCCTCCTAAAGTTGGCCTGCA tcCAGTCTTGGGAAAGCCGAAGGAAAGCCTTCTCAACTTGTGCTTCCCATTTGACAGTTGTGGCTCTTTTGTATGTTCCAGTTCTTTCCAACTACATGCTTGCATCTACTGGTGAATCGGCCGAAAGAGAGATGATCATCACTATATTGTATAGTGCAATCACTCCAGTTTTGAACCCTCTAATTTAtactcttaagagcctcttgtggcgcagagtg CTGCAGTGA
- the LOC143826433 gene encoding olfactory receptor 14I1-like: protein MEGYTIGNEKMFNSTAVSHFLLLEFSEVRELQFLHISVFLMLYLATATGNLLIISSIALDHHLHTPMYFFLMNLAAQDLGQVSVILPKSMINSLLNTRHIPYSGCVAQVFWFLFFVTSDWCILTVMAYDRYVAICNPLRYEMVINRQACAEIIAGVWIAGFLYAGIHTIGTFATYFCSNVVNQFFCELPQVIQLSCSHLNPIELSNIVVGTLLALGCFVYIIVTYVHIFTTVLRLPSAKGRQKAFSTCIPHLIVCSTFIFTGCVAHLKPTSKSFSWLDMIFTILYSLVPPMLNPVIYSMRNKEIKTAMSKLLRLRYIARNT from the exons ATggaag GTTATACAATTGGGAATGAAAAAATGTTCAACAGCACTGCTGTGTCTCATtttctgctcctggaattctcAGAGGTTCGGGAACTGCAGTTTCTCCACATCAGTGTATTCCTGATGTTGTACTTGGCAACTGCTACAGGGAATCTCCTTATTATCTCTTCAATCGCCTTAGACCATCACTtgcacacccccatgtacttctttcTGATGAACTTGGCTGCGCAGGACCTTGGCCAAGTGTCAGTCATCCTCCCCAAATCCATGATCAATTCCCTCCTGAATACCAGGCACATTCCATATTCAGGGTGTGTTGCTCAAGTCTTCTGGTTTTTGTTCTTTGTAACATCTGATTGGTGCATCCTAACAGTAATGGCGTATGACCGGTATGTGGCCATTTGCAATCCCTTACGTTATGAGATGGTCATTAATAGGCAGGCTTGCGCTGAAATAATTGCTGGTGTGTGGATTGCTGGTTTTCTGTATGCAGGGATACATACCATTGGGACTTTTGCAACCTATTTCTGCTCTAACGTTGTCAATCAATTTTTTTGTGAACTCCCACAAGTCATACAACTGTCCTGTTCTCACTTAAATCCAATTGAATTAAGTAATATTGTGGTTGGAACTCTCCTTGCGCTGGGATGTTTTGTTTATATCATTGTAACTTatgtgcacattttcaccacgGTGCTAAGATTGCCTTCTGCAAAAGGTAGGCAGAAGGCTTTCTCCACTTGCATCCCCCACCTCATTGTCTGTTCCACATTTATATTTACTGGATGTGTTGCTCACCTGAAACCTACCTCTAAGAGTTTTTCTTGGTTAGATATGATATTTACCATCCTCTATTCCCTGGTTCCACCTATGTTGAATCCAGTGATTTACAGCATGAGAAACAAGGAGATAAAAACAGCCATGTCAAAACTTTTAAGGTTGAGGTACATTGCTAGAAACACATGA
- the LOC143825394 gene encoding olfactory receptor 14A16-like, translated as MPNLTSTSEFLLLGFSEIGELQILLFFVFLVVYLTAVTGNLLIILAVVLDHHLHTPMYFFLMNLAVLDLGSVSIMVPKAMANTLLNTRSISFSGCVAQVFFFFFLGGSDFAILTIMAHDRYVAICSPLQYETIMHEGACIQMAASAWTAGILTATLNSGGTFAIPFCSNVINQFFCEVPQMVKLPCSGLNLIEIGILLFNCCLFAGCFVYIAITYMKIFATVLRMPSVQGRKKALSTCIPHLTVVSLFLFTGMFAYVRPPGNSSAEMNVICAVFYAILPPLLNPFIYSMRNKDIKTALLKLTDFGYFPQIGSSKIILVKLG; from the coding sequence ATGCCCAATCTTACCTCCACATCTGAATTTCTGCTCCTGGGATTTTCAGAAATCGGAGAACTACAAATCTTACTCTTTTTTGTATTCTTAGTAGTATACTTGACTGCAGTGACTGGCAATCTTCTCATCATCCTTGCTGTAGTGCTCGATCATCATctgcacacccccatgtacttcttcctaatGAACTTGGCTGTTCTGGACCTTGGCTCAGTTTCTATCATGGTACCTAAAGCTATGGCCAATACCCTCCTGAACACCCGGTCAATTTCTTTCTCAGGATGTGTGGCCcaagtgtttttcttcttcttccttggagggTCAGATTTTGCCATCCTAACAATAATGGCCCACGATCGGTATGTTGCTATCTGCAGTCCATTACAATATGAGACAATTATGCATGAAGGAGCCTGCATCCAGATGGCAGCCAGTGCATGGACTGCAGGTATACTCACTGCTACATTAAACAGTGGAGGAACTTTTGCCATCCCCTTCTGCTCCAACGTAATCAATCAATTCTTCTGCGAAGTCCCACAGATGGTAAAACTTCCATGCTCAGGCTTAAATCTCATAGAAATTGGAATTCTACTTTTTAACTGCTGTTTATTTGCAGGATGTTTTGTCTACATTGCTATAACTTACATGAAGATTTTTGCAACAGTACTCAGAATGCCTTCTGTGCAGGGCCGGAAAAAAGCCCTCTCCACTTGCATCCCCCACCTCACTGTGGTGTCTCTATTTCTTTTCACTGGAATGTTTGCTTATGTGAGGCCACCTGGTAATAGTTCTGCTGAAATGAATGTAATTTGTGCTGTATTTTATGCTATATTACCTCCATTGCTGAATCCATTCATCTATAGCATGAGAAACAAAGACATCAAGACTGCATTGTTAAAGCTCACTGACTTTGGGTATTTCCCCCAAATCGGCTCCAGCAAGATTATTTTAGTTAAATTGGGCTGA
- the LOC143826325 gene encoding olfactory receptor 12D1-like — MENQTQVHQFILQGLTKNHQERLIFFILFLLLYVASILSNGVILSIALAEPRLHTPMYFFLGNLSCLDIFYSTVTVPKMLNDLLIENQAISYIGCLTQLHFFHFLGSSEALVLGVMAFDHCVAICNPLHYNTIMNKSACFLLAGSTWCIGFFHALMHTVVTSQLWFCGPNHVHHFFCDIKPLLKLACSSINLNIILLNIVTGSIALGPFFFILLSYIYIFSFLFLKVKSSLSRWKAFSTCASHLTVVTVFYLPVLSNYMLASAGGSSERDMIITLLYSVVTPVLNPLIYTLRNQEVKSALKKLISKKLFSGQI; from the coding sequence ATGGAGAACCAGACCCAGGTGCATCAGTTTATTCTTCAGGGACTGACAAAAAACCACCAAGAGCGACTCATTTTCTTCATACTTTTCCTATTGCTCTATGTGGCCAGCATATTGAGCAATGGAGTCATATTGTCTATAGCACTGGCCGAGCCTCGGCTTCATACTCCCATGTATTTTTTTCTAGGCAATCTCTCTTGTCTAGACATATTTTACTCCACTGTTACTGTCCCAAAAATGCTGAATGACTTACTAATAGAGAACCAAGCAATTTCGTATATTGGGTGTCTCACTCAACTGCACTTCTTCCACTTCCTGGGAAGTAGTGAGGCTCTGGTTCTAGGTGTCATGgcttttgaccactgtgtggctaTATGCAACCCCTTACATTACAACACCATCATGAATAAATCGGCTTGTTTCCTGCTAGCTGGGTCTACATGGTGTATTGGGTTCTTTCATGCTCTGATGCACACAGTGGTGACTTCACAGCTATGGTTTTGTGGTCCCAATCATGTCCACCATTTTTTCTGTGATATCAAACCCCTGCTAAAATTGGCTTGTAGTAGTATCAACCTCAACATCATCCTTCTTAATATTGTCACTGGTTCTATTGCTCTGGGCcccttcttcttcattcttctcTCCTACATCTacattttttccttccttttcttgaaaGTCAAGTCTTCTCTAAGCCGTTGGAAAGCCTTCTCCACTTGTGCTTCCCACCTGACAGTAGTGACTGTTTTCTATCTTCCAGTTCTTTCTAACTACATGCTTGCCTCTGCTGGTGGATCTTCTGAAAGGGATATGATCATTACTCTCTTGTACAGTGTGGTCACTCCAGTTTTAAACCCGCTAATCTACACTCTAAGGAATCAGGAGGTCAAATCAGCTCTCAAAAAACTTATCAGCAAAAAACTCTTCTCGGGACAGATATAG
- the LOC143826275 gene encoding olfactory receptor 12D1-like — protein sequence MENQTEVSEFILIGLTNLWELQKTLFTLFLLLYLTTLLGNGAIVAVAISEPQLHTPMYFFLGNLSCLDIFYSTVTIPKMLAGFLVKLQTISFSGCMTQLHFFHFLGSTEVILLGVTAYDRYVAICNPLRYSIIMRKEVCLILAAVTWTTGFFHALMHLVMTARLPFCGPNQVEHYFCEIKPLLKLACGSTHLNLMLLNTVTSCVAMAPFVVILLSYFYIIIFLLFKVHSQKGRQKAFSTCGSHLTVVALLYVPVFFNYMLPSIGTVAQREMLVTIIYSTVTPVLNPLIYTLRNQEVKKALQKVLHRKIFTGR from the coding sequence ATGGAGAACCAAACGGAGGTGAGTGAGTTCATCTTGATCGGCCTGACCAACCTCTGGGAGCTTCAGAAGACACTCTTCACTCTCTTTCTGCTATTGTACTTAACCACTCTACTAGGGAATGGTGCCATCGTGGCTGTAGCAATAAGCGAACCACAGCTGCACACTCCTATGTATTTTTTCCTTGGGAATCTTTCCTGCCTGGATATTTTTTATTCCACAGTAACCATTCCAAAGATGCTAGCTGGCTTTCTAGTCAAGCTGCAAACCATTTCCTTTAGTGGTTGCATGACTCAGCTCCACTTTTTCCACTTCTTGGGCAGCACTGAGGTCATCCTTCTTGGCGTCACGGCATATGACCGCTATGTTGCTATATGCAATCCATTGCGTTACAGCATAATTATGAGAAAGGAGGTCTGTCTGATCTTGGCAGCAGTCACGTGGACCACCGGTTTCTTTCATGCCCTCATGCATTTGGTGATGACAGCTCGCCTTCCCTTCTGTGGACCAAATCAAGTTGAGCACTACTTTTGTGAAATCAAACCACTGCTGAAACTAGCCTGTGGCAGCACTCATCTCAATCTCATGCTTCTGAATACTGTCACCAGCTGTGTTGCCATGGCCCCTTTTGTGGTCATACTACTCTCCTATTTCTACATTATCATTTTCCTCCTTTTCAAAGTCCATTCACAAAAGGGGAGGCAAAAGGCCTTCTCTACCTGCGGGTCCCATCTGACAGTGGTGGCTTTGCTCTATGTACCGGTGTTTTTCAACTACATGCTTCCCTCCATAGGTACTGTGGCTCAAAGGGAAATGCTTGTAACTATCATATACAGTACAGTTACCCCAGTTTTGAACCCACTGATATACACCCTGAGGAATCAGGAGGTTAAAAAGGCCTTACAAAAGGTCTTGCATAGAAAGATCTTCACTGGAAGGTAG